The DNA window CCGGGTAGTCGAATGTGTCGGCCGCATCACGTCCGGCTTTGAGATATGGCCGGGGATCATCGTCCCAGCATGTTTCAAATTGTTCGAAGACACCTCCGCAGCATTTTGAGAAGCGAGTGTCGCAAAGTTTCCCTTTGTGTGTCAGAACTTCGCCATAAGTATCGTTGACAGCACCGGCTGCAACCGAAGTCGATACGCGGTTTATGCCCTGATAGCGTTGGCAATGGTCATCAGCGCAGACATCGAAATTCCGATGGTCTTCCCTGTCCCAGTATTTTATCAGTGACGGCACGGCATTCATGGCTGTTGGTTTCAGGTTGTTTTCGCCCGGTTTGGCGGTAGTCTTGTCGTGTGACATCATTGATAGCACCCAGCTGCGTGAGATTACAGCATGGGCTTTGAGCAGCGAAAGCGATGAGGTGGATTTCATCTCGCTTGAAATGACGCTGACAAGATAGTCTTCGACATCGACGACGTTGATTGCCATGAGTTTTCCGTCTTGGACTATTATTCGCAGTGAGCCTCGAAAACGTTGATTTTCTTTACGCTGCCAGTGAAAATCTACTCCGATTGTCACTCCTTCAAGCTCGAATGTGTCACCTGTGTATGTATTCGGATGGAATTCAACGGATGTATATGTTTTGCCGTCAAGAGTAAAACTGATTCCCGAGTCATTTATTCTTGCTTCGTGAGAACCTTCGGTCAACACTCCGTCAGGACCTGAATAGAGACCGGTGAGTGTAAAACGTATGTATGGCGAGGAGAGTATGCCGACTCTCACCTGTGGTTGCTGGTTCATATTTTTATAATGACATTATTGTGGTAAGACTGTTGTCATGAATACCGCCCGTTTGCAAGACGGCTCACGACGAGGTTGAACTGCGTGTCGGAGATTCCAACTTCTTTGAGTATGCCATAGGCGGATTGTAGCGTGAGACGATCAAAATCTTCATGTCGCGAACAGATTATTGTTCCGAGCATCTCTACAGTGGCAGGACTTATTAGTAGTCTGTCTTTCTCCAAATAGTAGCAATCAGGACGGTGTTTGCTGCGGGGGATGACAATTGATCTTGTGATATTGCGCTCGGTATCATGTATCATCGCAAGATTGACATCCGGCTCCGGTAAATCGGGATTTATGGCTTTAAGTTCAGCCCATAAGAGTCGGAATACAGAGTGCAATTCTGGATTGCCGGTTGATTCGATTATAAAAAACGGGTATGGAGCGGTCTTTTCGTTATTTTTATATAGAGAAGCGTGATTCGAATATTTTATCTTATCGCCTAAGAGATCTTTGGATAATATATTCGGGACTGCCTCGGTTGATACGGCCTGAAAATGGAAATGGTCAGGAGCGGATGCTCCGCAACGTGCTCCGTTGTAGAAGATGCACATTCCTGACATCTCATACGCGAGTTGGGCCATATCAAGAATACGGCTGAATTCGGCATCAATACACTGCTCTTCGTGGCGCGTGGACGCTATGGTGAAATGTCTGTCGGCAAGCGGGTAGGGGTTTACGAGAATTTCGTATCTGCCGAGAAAACCGATTGACGTCTGGAGGTTCGGGCGATTGTCGCGGCATAGGAAACATGGCCGCGACGATATGCTTGACGGGTCTGTTTTGGCTGTTACAGATGCACGGCGGTGATTGACAAACATTTTGTCAATACGCCAAAGTGAACCATCACCCGACAATGTGAGACGGTGACCGTCAATGAAACTGTTTCTGATTCGGGCAAAATTATCGGCTGCCATCGGCCATTTTTCAAGCTCCTTGTCAAAGAACGTATCATTATTCATAACGCTCATGCTATTGTATGGTTATCGGCGATTATTATAGGTCACTCTAATTTCTGATTCTTGCCGCAAGTTCAAATGTGCGTATACTGTCTTTATAGAAATTATTTGCATTGATACGTTCCTGAGACAGCGCGTGGTCTGAATTTCCTTTCCATCGGCGGCACGAATAGAGCGATTCGTAGATTCGACCGATACGATATTTACGGTTTATGGCAAGTCCCATTGCATAATCTTCACCATAGCTGACATCTGGGAAATTGATTCTACGTGCGACAGGTGTGAAAAATGCGCGTGGAGCGCCAAGACCGTTTATGCGAAGTGCATTGTTAGGCCCGTTTTCATCCGTCCATTCGGCATGGTCGATGAGTCCGGGAGGCAGCGGATTGCCGTCAAAATCTGTCAGACTATATGACCCGATGACCATTGCACAGTTCTGTTCATAGAATTTGTCTACAATTAGTTGCAAGGTGTCAGGACGGTTATATATGTCATCGCTGTCGAGCTGAATAGCGAAACGGCCGCAGAAGTCGGAATGGATGCCGAGATTCCAGCAGCCGCCTATTCCCGGGGCTGCTCCTTCGCAGATTGTGGTATCAATGATTTTGAGCCGTGGTTCTGTAGTTGCCATTGCAGCGAGGATTTCAGATGTCCCGTCGGTACTGTGGTTGTCGATGACTATGACGTTGAAACTGAAGGATGTCTTCTGTGAAAGAGCGCTATTTACGGCATCCGCGATTGTAAGATGGCGGTTTCTTACAGGAATGATGACAGATGCTTCGACCGGGAAGCTATCTTTTTCGAAGTCAAGGGGCGTGTGACCTTTACTGGAGACCAATGCGTTTAGGGCACGCAAATGAGAGGTTACCGCCTGTTCCATTTCTATCTGGGAGGCACGGTTGCGTGGATCGACATAGCTGAACTGGCTTTCTTCGCCAGTCTTGTCGTCAGAACGAACGATTGGAGTCGCTGTATAGAGGTTTTCAGGGATATGTATGATTTCCCCAAGGCGCGAAAGACGAAGACGGAGGTCGTACCATCCGGCGGCATTGAAATTGTCGGTTATTTCGCTGACTGCCTGACGCAACATAGCGGGATTGACAGCCACGATGTGTCCGAAATCGAAATCGTCACGCAGAGATCCTGTCTGATATTTGATGAGACGGTTTGTATTGAAATTTGTGCCGTTTCCGTCAGGAGTGAAGA is part of the Duncaniella dubosii genome and encodes:
- a CDS encoding SpoIID/LytB domain-containing protein is translated as MNQQPQVRVGILSSPYIRFTLTGLYSGPDGVLTEGSHEARINDSGISFTLDGKTYTSVEFHPNTYTGDTFELEGVTIGVDFHWQRKENQRFRGSLRIIVQDGKLMAINVVDVEDYLVSVISSEMKSTSSLSLLKAHAVISRSWVLSMMSHDKTTAKPGENNLKPTAMNAVPSLIKYWDREDHRNFDVCADDHCQRYQGINRVSTSVAAGAVNDTYGEVLTHKGKLCDTRFSKCCGGVFEQFETCWDDDPRPYLKAGRDAADTFDYPDLTEEENARQWILNNPEAFCNTTDRMVLSQVMNGYDMETPDFYRWTVELTQEKISTLLATRLNTDFGAILALVPLSRGTSGRIRELKIVGSKCELIIGKELLIRRALSDTHLYSSAFAVEPHSPDADGIPTGFTLHGAGWGHGVGLCQIGAAIMGERGYSYDEILRHYYADASITKLY
- a CDS encoding DUF4922 domain-containing protein, producing the protein MNNDTFFDKELEKWPMAADNFARIRNSFIDGHRLTLSGDGSLWRIDKMFVNHRRASVTAKTDPSSISSRPCFLCRDNRPNLQTSIGFLGRYEILVNPYPLADRHFTIASTRHEEQCIDAEFSRILDMAQLAYEMSGMCIFYNGARCGASAPDHFHFQAVSTEAVPNILSKDLLGDKIKYSNHASLYKNNEKTAPYPFFIIESTGNPELHSVFRLLWAELKAINPDLPEPDVNLAMIHDTERNITRSIVIPRSKHRPDCYYLEKDRLLISPATVEMLGTIICSRHEDFDRLTLQSAYGILKEVGISDTQFNLVVSRLANGRYS
- a CDS encoding glycosyltransferase family 2 protein yields the protein MSKPTTYPRLSTEAMRLHADNAADRPVIIALTDHRITFTATGRARMEQILNDTCAAIVYSDFFTPDGNGTNFNTNRLIKYQTGSLRDDFDFGHIVAVNPAMLRQAVSEITDNFNAAGWYDLRLRLSRLGEIIHIPENLYTATPIVRSDDKTGEESQFSYVDPRNRASQIEMEQAVTSHLRALNALVSSKGHTPLDFEKDSFPVEASVIIPVRNRHLTIADAVNSALSQKTSFSFNVIVIDNHSTDGTSEILAAMATTEPRLKIIDTTICEGAAPGIGGCWNLGIHSDFCGRFAIQLDSDDIYNRPDTLQLIVDKFYEQNCAMVIGSYSLTDFDGNPLPPGLIDHAEWTDENGPNNALRINGLGAPRAFFTPVARRINFPDVSYGEDYAMGLAINRKYRIGRIYESLYSCRRWKGNSDHALSQERINANNFYKDSIRTFELAARIRN